The sequence AGTTAGTAGCGGGTGCAGGAGATCAATGGTGTAACATCTCCAAATATGGCAGCATCACTTCTGCTACATCCCACTTCCCAGAGTCTCCCAACAGGAAGCTCCACATCCAGCTATCCATAACTGTCTAAGAGAGCCATAATTTCCTTCATGTTGGCACTCAGCCTCCCACTCCCAACAAGACAAAGAAAGGAACTTACTAGATCTCAGCAGAGTTCTGTGAGTACTTTTAGGGGTCATTGGAGGTGGAATTGAGAGACCACTAGCAGAGAGAATAGCATTGAAATACAGCCCAGATCCTTCTCTCACTGGGCTGAGAATCGGTGGAGGTGTGTAAGGAGGAGGCTCAAAGTTCCTATCTGAAGGGTGATCTGCAAGGCGCACAGGTGAGCGTAAGTGGCTCTGATATGGAGTGATGTTGGAATAGACTGGAGGGACAATGAAGGTGCCTGCTTTCGGTGGTATGAAGAGTGGCTCAGGTCTTGGGCGCTGCTTTGGTTTCCGGGAAAAGCCCTCTGATTCTTCCTTTGGAACAGCATCTTCATGctacaaaaagaaaaatctttttaatataaccttctaaaccaggggttctcaaagtgtgGGTCACAatctcattttaatggggtcattaGGGCAGAAAGCCCCAGCCCAGAGGTCCACAGGCAAAGGGAAGCTGAAGACCCAGCCAGCCCGCCCACCTCTCCGCAGGTGACTGTGGGCTGAagcactgaaaaaacaaacaaacaaatacaggTCAGGTCTCGTTGTTGAAGAGGACCTCCGTCTTTACCTcagccacacagagccccactTCAAGGATTTGTGTTCATCAATGCAAGTTCACCCCTCCCATTAGGTGCATACTtattttttaactactggatATAAAGATTGTCTTGTGATTGTATTGTGCATTAAAATATTTAGTGGCTACTTTTTGTTGATACGGCCTTgtaatgcatttttttatttaaaatactaaCTATTCTGAGTAACACAGGGTACAGGGATCGTGCagtaatttttcttgtcagaagAAAAGGGTCGCggagcaatgaagtttgagaaatggTGATCTAAACATAAATTGTATTTTAATGATGCCTTcagattgtttaaaatatttcagtgagATGACATGCTCAGTGCACTGCAGGATAGGAGCTGCTTAAGAGGCACTGCATGCAGccctaattggggggggggggggagcaactATTATTCAGCGACAACACTTCTGGTAGATTATAAAGTTGCGTTTACAGGCTCCAGACAGAGATCCAGTCTGATGCTGGCTTAGAAAGATGGTCATGAAGGGGGAAGATGGGATTTTAACAGAACTCTGACACACACAGATGACCCCACAGGGTCAGAGGAGGAATGAGTCACTTTGAATGATAGAACAGAGGAAAATCCAAGGGTCTTTTCTCAAAAGTCTGCAGCTGCTTAGAAACTATATCCTATTCGTCATCTCTCCAGCCAGCAAAATTATCCACTATAATCCTTTATCTCAATCTCTCTCTTCTGGCTAGatgcaatattaaaataaataaataaataaaaagtagatATTGAGGGAACCCCATCAAGGGATTCTTATAACATCATGGTAGCCAGGTGAACAAAGGTCCAGTTTGGGACTTAGAACCCAAAAATAGGCACATAGTTTTACAACTCAAAGTTACCTGTGCATAAATGGTAAAAATGCCATTTAGCAGAGCTATGCTCTAAGTAAGGGAAGATCACTTGAATAGAGCAAGCTTCCAACAGCAAACACATTATTGACTCAGAGACACATTGTTTACCTTCATTTCCTCTAACCTGAAGACTTTTTGTGGGCACAGATTAGCCATCAGATGGCAGGGGTgcacataaaaaaaatccaaccctcTACATATAGGACTCAGATATGGTCTCTGGATCAAATTCAGCCAAAAGATCAGGTGCCCCTTTCAAGTTTAGGAGATTCAAACTACTCATTCACAATTAAAAGTTGTTTCAACAGAAAGGATGAAGCTGGGCACATAGATCCAGCAGACTTCAGTCTCCCTAGGTCTATTAACGTGACCATACCTGGACTGAGGTTTCCATGTTGGAGCTGCGATTGGACCTTCTTCGGGTGACTATCACAGAGGGTTTGCGTTCAGAAAGACCTCGATCATTTGCCAGCACCCTCTGGagtttcccttcctcaccctttTCCTTCCCAATAGCTTGCAAGTCGAATTTCTTCACTGGCACAGACACAGGCATGATTAGAGGAACAAGACTGCTATCTTCCCGGGGTCTCTTGGAGGCTTGTGGAGAACTGGCAAATTCCAAAACACTTTTGGCTGCTGAAGGTGCTGCAGCCACCACAttcttcttctcttctgaagtATCCAATTCCTgaagacaagaagaaaaaaatcccatatgCACCttaaaagttttaaatcaccCACCTTTTAATCAGACAATATGTCACTTTCAATCTAAATCTCTTATTTCAGGGTTCCCTGGTATTCTCAACATATCATTCTCTTAGCTGGAAAGTACTCAGAACTACAATACCTGGGAAAAAGGATCCTTTATCTGAACTATCTTCCAAAGTTGGCAAAACTACTTTAGAGTTgtcccatttatttcaactgGCGTTCGAAACAATATTGACTACTCTCTTGATCCTTCATTCCCACATCCatagttttacattttgttttccagATTGACTTATGCCCTGCACATAACTTCCCTGATACTTCCCCATAAGTACATGGGGAAGTATTTTCATTATTTTGGGAACATCTGTATATTGCAGTTCCAAGTGTCTGACTTTTGATCCAAATTGCTGAACTGTAATATACCTGCTTTCCCTGGTTCTCCCTCTTCTTTGAATACTCACATAATTTAATTTCTTGACCAAAGAACTAAACTGACTTTTGTACTATACTTTATCCAGTGGAAATGTAcctgaataaataaatgaataaataaacctCTTTCATCAGCTCTGTGGTCTTCTACCCTTCTTATATATGTTCTTTGCATAAGCTACAACAATCAGGTAGGTGCTTTTTGGATTTGTGCTCAGTAGATTTTCTGATCAGTGGAAATGAATCAACAATGGAAGCAGCATTTTATATTGTGGGACagaaaaccactggactaaggAGAGCGGGGGAGCAGACCACACTCCCACAAACAAACATatgccttctctctctcacatgcatcCACCCACTGATCCACTGTAGTTAACCCCTTAAAAATGTAAGGTTCATTAGCCCCAGACTgacagctttgaaaaatctcatcttGAATGTATAAAATTATCTAGAAGAGTGGGGTGTACAGAATCCCTTCCATTTGGGCCACTGTGGAATCAAACCCTTTTCACTGCTCATTGGGAAGAACAGACAGAATCGGTCATAAATATTGCTCTCTTTTAATCCTCAAGTTGCTAACCATGGCAATATGCAGAGGTGAAATTTCTTGTTTCAACGGTCAAATTCTATTTGATCTCCCCAAGCCTTTTCTTAAGTACACAACCAGATCTCTCTAACTGCACTCACCATGCTGGTGATCAGATTGCGTGTAATGCAGCTCTATTTGGATAAGTATAAGCATATTGTGGGTGGGAGGGCAATGGATAAGCAAGAGTACATATTTCACATTGCTAACTACTCCCCAGTTTTCTACCAAGCGTGCTAACAAGTAACTTCCTCAATAGGAATGGTGCAGCAAGGAAAAGGTGATCATGTTAACAAGGTCGATTAACTAACTGATGAAGGTTTTAGTTGGTCTTCTGTGGAACAGATTTAGCAGCGTGTGTGCACTTCCTCTGACTGCTCACAAAAACTGAATAAACTACACATCCCTGTATAGAGTGGATAGGCTAAGCAACCACTGAGCAAGCAGGAgattaaggggaggggggaaaatggcaaaaaggaaatgtttttattttccttgtcACTGTTCTCCAATACACCACTGCAAAGACAGTTCTATATCCTGAAATCCATGCTTTGTtccccaccacctccaccccatTCAGCAATGAAGTCTTCAGAGaaaaggattcatagattctaggactggaagggacctcgagagatcaatcaagtccagtcccctgccctcatggcaggaccaaatactgtctagaccatcctggatagacatttatctaacctactcttaaatatctccagagatggagattccacaacctccctaggcaatttattccagtgtttaaccaccctgacagttaggaactttttcctaatgtccaacctaaacctcccttgctgcagtttaagcccattgcttcttgttctatccttagagactaaggtgaacaagctttgtccctcctccttatgacacccttttagatacctgaaaactgatatgtcccctctcagtcttctctttttcaaactaaacaaacccaattctttcagccttccttcataggtcatgttctcaagacctttaatcattcttgttgctcttctctggaccctctccaatttctccacatctttcttgaaatgcggtgcccaaaactggacacaatactccagttgaggcctaaccagcgcagagtagagcggaagaatgacttctcgtgtcttgctcacaacacacctgttaatacatcccagaagcacatttgctttttttgcaacagcatcacactgttgactcatatttagcttgtggtccactataacccctagatccctttctgccgtactccttcctagacagtctcttcccattctgtatgtgtgaaactgatttttccttcctaagtggagcactttgcatttgtctttattaaacttcatcctgtttacctcaggaTTTCTCcaaatttctccaatttgtccagatcattttgaattatgatctTTTACCTTCCCATGTGAGGGATTCACTATAAGACCAGTCTAAGCAAGCTTGGAAGAGAACATAGCTCCCAGTTATGCCCCTTAGTTCTTGGCCTCCTATTTCCTCATCTCACCATGTGACAGGATACTATGCCGCTTATGGCTATGGAACACTAGAGGGAGCAATGGAGTGATTCCTCTTATCTCTTATTCACCAAGAGATAGCGTGTCTTCCCCAACAAGTCCTATAAAGACTCCTACAGGCCTTTGCCCTATAGGTTAGCCAGATTTCTTCAGGGCTGTCTcaatttggaattttaaaaatttatttcattttttttttaaatatttttaaatgatttgttaAAGATGTCATCCTTCATGTTTGACTGTGAGGATTAGTCAAGGGAGGCAGATTTTAAGAAAGAGGTCAGGTGAAACAAGCCATAAGAAACCAAGCCAAGTAGATTTACACCTGTTATTCTAAATTCTTGATCAGCTTGAATAGCTAGCTATATTTTATTTTGAGGGCCTAGGTTAGGAGTTTTATTCAATACCAGTGGAGTAAATTACACTGCTCAGGTAACCGCACTGCACTCTGAGGAGATCACTCTCATACATGTAAGAGTTTCTGTAACCGGGTCCCGTCCCCCACCCCGCTACCATTCCGGAGCGGACTCTGCagtagtctgtatccacaaaaacaacaaaggagtccggtgacaccttaaagactaacggatttatttgagcataagcttttgtgggtaaaaaaaaaacatccgaagaagtgggttttttacccacgaaagcttatgctcaaataaatctgttagtctttaaggtgccaccggactccttgtggTTTTCGATTAGGTTGACTTCCCTCACGTTTTTTCTCTGAGAGATGTATTTTTAGGATGTGATATGGTACGGGGGCTATTTTAGAAATGCTGTTTTGGTCAGGATGTATCCCTTACCTTGTCATTTTGAAGAGAAGCCAGCTCAACAGCCTTTTGTGCCAGAGTTAGCAGGTTGGCCTCTTGAGAAACACACCGTTTTCTTCGGGTGCTCTGGATCACACCACCTCTCACCCCCACAAAGTCATTAGTTCTCTGAGTGCTTTCTTCGGtcattgccacttgcttctccccatctctgctattATAGGATGTGGCCGGCCTCTCTGTGTCAGGCTGGTTCAACTCGTTACTACTCAGGGTCTCCTTTTGTCCTAGGTGTGTTCTCGTGGGCTGTGGATAGCTACCCTTGTTGTGGCCCAGAGCTTCAGTCTCATGCTGAAACTGGAGTCCTTGCTGCTGTGGTTGCCAGTGATGCAGGAACAGATTGCTAGCTTGTTCCTCTACTGGTTTAGAAGCCAATATTTCTCCTGAAGAAGCGGATGGCAAAATGCCTTCCTTGGAGAGTCTCCTTGATCTCCTAGGAAAGGGTATCTGGGTCTGAGGTAGCACAGTCTGTTGGTTTTGCTctgttagggctttcaggagttcCTGGTTCCTCTCCGGTTGCTGGTACTGGTGGGCCACCATATGATGCTGGGGTGCTGTTGCTGCCACATGGGGCTGTGCTATAGAAGCAGCTTGCTGGAGGTTGAAGGCTTGCGTGGTGGCCTGTTGCTGCTGTTGTGGGTAGAAGTTTTCAAACAGTTGCAGCTGAGGAAGAGACTGTTGTTTCTGCTGGGTCGTAAAGACTGGGTTGGAGGAAGCTGGGGCTTGTTGAAAGACATGTAACAATTCAGGAAGGCCTTGCTTCTGGCCTTGGTGACCGAACGCAAGCTGGAAAGGCTGTAAAGGTAGAGTCTgattctgctgttgctgcttctgcATCTGGTGATACGAATTCATTTGAGCTTGCTGCCTGATTAGTGCTTGTTGTTCCAGCTGACGCTTCTGGGCCATCATCTGCTGAACAGCAGCATCTCCATATATTTCTAGCTGCTGCACCTCCATTTCTTTTTCCTGGCTTCTTTTCAGAGCTTCAGGATGGCCATAGAAACTTGGGGCACTGGCATTGTGGTGGACCCCTTTCTGACTGCCCCCATAGACCACACCATGGTTCCATGCCGCAGGTGAAGGCTGCCAACTGGAATCAATCCTCTCAGGCAACCTGTTCCCCATCAGTGAGTTCTGCCATTTGACAGCAGCCAGCTGCTGAGACATCATCATGGAATCCCCCCTATCTTGAGTATAAACAACAGAGTTCATCAAGGCAACATTGTTGGGAGCACCAGTTAAACCCCCTGCTTTAGAAAGCTCCATAGTTTGTGAAGCAGGTATTTCCCCTCCATGTCCATAGTACTGTCCTTCCTTCAGCTGCTGTTGCAGTTCTTTCGATGGCACAGCTACATCCTGCTCATTAAAATATGCAATCCGTTTTCCAGCCCTCTTGTTTGAAGACTTTTGTTGAGCCTGAAGATTCATGGTTCAGTCTATTCCCAGTTACACACACAGATTTACAACCCACCCATCTCAGAGACTGGGGGAAGAAAAGACACCAAACAGTTCACTTTCCCATCCAGTTCCAGTTTCGTACAAGTCCAGATGGAAGTGCCTCCACCTCCTTTTCCTCTGTGCgcctttccctttcttctttctgCTCTTCTTCTCTGCAGTTCAGAGGATGCTGGAGTCCACTTGATCACAATGCCTGAAACAGAGATGAGCATCAATGAGTCACCAGTAAGGAGCACAAAACAGCAATAGGACATCAGATGGCATATACACCCTCAGAATCAGCAAACAGTAAGGTGTGTGCCTGTCTCTCCTTCCAAAAAAATCATGACCAGGAAAATCTTGCCCGTGGGGAATGGAGTGGAGGAAGATAATTTATTTATCCCactcaaaaagaaataaaaaatatcagAGTACTTTTGCACAACAAGAACAGCAGTTGCAAACAGCACTTCTGATTTCAATAATGAACACTTTAGCTCAGGAGTGCCCCAACTTAGGGCACGCAGGCCGCACAGGACCCACCACAACATTTCATAAGGCCCGCGtcctgcttcaacacaatatactatCGGCCAATTCATCAGTGTTTTGTCGTCacgtttacatcattttagtttatcCAAGTGTAtaaatagacaatactgtacTTAGAAACAAATTATCTAAATACACATGAAACAaaatgaacttaaaatataaatcaaaacaggtgacttttaaaatatgtagGATCTGTTGGGCCCACACAAGATTGCGTttaggtttatgtggccctcctgtgtaaGATGATCGGGCACCACTGCTTTAGCCCACTCTGAAGCCTTTTCTGTTTAACATTCCCACCTTCCTCTCATCAAgccattgatttttatttaatttctttcttgTGAGCTGATCGATCTGCTTTTAATTCAAACCCTGAAAAAACAACAATGACTTGCTAAAACTAAAAAAGGCAAACAATTTAAATTATCTCAGGATTCCCAAATTTCCTCTCtgagatggtttaaaaaaaaaaaaaaaaacaccaaaatctTCAGCTGAACATAAAGGAAAGGTGCTCCATTCAACAATGGGAGAGGAAGGGAACTAGCCAGTAGGTGTACTGTGGAGAAATCATCTTGCTTCTGTAGCAGCCTATCAGCCAACAAATCCCTTAACAGCTCACT is a genomic window of Malaclemys terrapin pileata isolate rMalTer1 chromosome 4, rMalTer1.hap1, whole genome shotgun sequence containing:
- the MIDEAS gene encoding mitotic deacetylase-associated SANT domain protein; amino-acid sequence: MNLQAQQKSSNKRAGKRIAYFNEQDVAVPSKELQQQLKEGQYYGHGGEIPASQTMELSKAGGLTGAPNNVALMNSVVYTQDRGDSMMMSQQLAAVKWQNSLMGNRLPERIDSSWQPSPAAWNHGVVYGGSQKGVHHNASAPSFYGHPEALKRSQEKEMEVQQLEIYGDAAVQQMMAQKRQLEQQALIRQQAQMNSYHQMQKQQQQNQTLPLQPFQLAFGHQGQKQGLPELLHVFQQAPASSNPVFTTQQKQQSLPQLQLFENFYPQQQQQATTQAFNLQQAASIAQPHVAATAPQHHMVAHQYQQPERNQELLKALTEQNQQTVLPQTQIPFPRRSRRLSKEGILPSASSGEILASKPVEEQASNLFLHHWQPQQQGLQFQHETEALGHNKGSYPQPTRTHLGQKETLSSNELNQPDTERPATSYNSRDGEKQVAMTEESTQRTNDFVGVRGGVIQSTRRKRCVSQEANLLTLAQKAVELASLQNDKELDTSEEKKNVVAAAPSAAKSVLEFASSPQASKRPREDSSLVPLIMPVSVPVKKFDLQAIGKEKGEEGKLQRVLANDRGLSERKPSVIVTRRRSNRSSNMETSVQHEDAVPKEESEGFSRKPKQRPRPEPLFIPPKAGTFIVPPVYSNITPYQSHLRSPVRLADHPSDRNFEPPPYTPPPILSPVREGSGLYFNAILSASGLSIPPPMTPKSTHRTLLRSNSSEVTPPILSVMGEATPVSIEPRINVGSRFQAEIPVLQDRSLASADKHKADVVWQPWGDLEINQTTQENVENLLTAACSSIFPGAGTNQELALHVLHEAKGNILATLTKLLLKRPMRSPHHPLADYHYTGSDRWKVDEKKLFNKGIAIYKKDFFLVQKLIKTKTVAQCVEFYYTYKKQVKIGRNGTLIFGDIDATNEKSMKDEAEVDIKSSHRFARVLPPRKENYNEEHTHVEEVSEKEEELDDRKSTVPPKATQTLQANEVVNEILISRTEESNAPGEASSRTVRKPKEAAVKPQKTPPPVQRRRRKPKPKPDTPSKAQNQENTFPCKKCGRVFYKVKSRSAHMKSHAEQEKKAAALKQREKEEEAAAAAAAAQREESSDEGSSSSDSSGSGSSDEDGEI